One region of Pagrus major chromosome 5, Pma_NU_1.0 genomic DNA includes:
- the LOC140996657 gene encoding neoverrucotoxin subunit alpha-like yields TPPPPPPPLPPPTPPPPLPPPPPPPPPPPPPFRVEPAGVRWLTPGLRKYSCELTVDTNTVNREIGLSDNNREMMYVEEDQSYPDHPERFDCPQLLCRTGLTGRCYWEVEWGGGVYISVSYRGISRRGDTEDCEFGANDQSWSLICSYGGRYSVRHNNRSTSITSPFSGRVAVYVDCPAGTLSFYRVSSDTLIHLHTFNTTFTEPLYPGFGFWSVSSVSLCRL; encoded by the exons acacctcctcctcctccccctcctcttcctcctcctacacctcctcctcctcttcctcctcctcctcctcctcctcctcctcctcctcctcctttcagggtggagcctgctggagtccgatggttgacaccaggtctgaggaagt attcctgtgagctcacagtcgacacaaacacagtcaacagAGAGATCggactgtctgacaacaacagggaGATGATGTATGTGGAGGAGGATCAGTcgtatcctgatcatccagagaggtttgactgtcctcagctgctgtgtagaactggtctgactggtcgctgttactgggaggtcgagtgggGAGGAGGAGTTtatatatcagtgagttacagaggaatcagcaggagaggagacacagaggactgTGAGTTTGGAGCCAATGATCAGTCGTGGAGTCTGATCTGCTCTTATGGTGGTCGTTACTCTGTCAGACACAATAACAGATCAACATCCATCACCTCCCCCTTCTCTggtagagtagcagtgtatgtggactgtcctgctggcactctgtccttctacagagtctcctctgacacactgatccacctccacaccttcaacaccaccttcactgaacctctttatcctgggtttgGGTTCTGGTCTgtttcctcagtgtctctgtgtcgtCTGTAG